AGTTCGAGAGGCTCGCGCTGTCGTGCGTGGTAGCCGTTCAAATCGTCGAGGCTCAGCGGACTTCCGAGCGCTTGCAGATCGGCAGCGATGGAGCGGGCAAGATCGCCGCGATAGAAATCGTCAAGGCCCGCATGCGCCAGGCGTTCGAGCGTTTGCGCCAAGCGCTTTTGCTTGAACAAGGCGCCGACTTTCGGCGGTTGAGCGTCCGCGCCGAAATAAGTCCCGGCGAAGCCGGGCACATCGGCGAGTTCGTCGGCTTTGCTCGCTGTGTTTTGCGCCTGGCTGCGCGTAACCGGAAAGCCGTCCGACGCATAGGCGATGGCATCGGCCAGAAGACGTTTGAGGGGCAGGTGACCGCCGAGCGTTTGCCGGGACCAATCGAGGGCGAGTTCCCAGCCGCTGACGGTTCCGGCGATCGTGTTCGCCGCGAGCGCGCCACGAAACGGGATCGCGCTGAGGTTCTGCGCACGATAAAACTCGATCGAAGCCGCGGCCGCCGCCCCGCCGCAGGCTTCGATGCCGATGGGTGCGGCGCCGGGCGCCGCGATGAGCCAGAAGCCGTCACCGCCGATGCCGTTCATATGCGGATAGGCGACCGCGATCGTGGCGGCCGCCGCGACCATCGCTTCGACCGCATTGCCGCCATCGCGCAAAACCGAAAGCGCGCTTTGCGCGGCAAGCGCACACGGCGCCACAGCCATTCCACGCGGCGCACGCATCGAACTCAAAAACTCAGCAGACACGATCTTCTTTCCTCATGGATAATTCGGCTGCGTCTCTCGCACAAACGGCGCGAGTAAGCGAGAGATGTGCCAGCGGTGAGACGCACGGCGCGTGGCGCGCGAATTCACTATTTGGTGATGTCGGCCGATCGATTTCGCGCAGCAAGCGCGGAAAAATTCAAATGCGCGGGAATAAAACGCCGAAGGCCGGAGTCTCATCATCGGACAGCAAGGAGATTGCCACGATGCGAGACGAAGATCAGCCTCACGACCCCTCCCGCCGCCATGCCCTTGAATGCATGGTTTGGGCCGGCACCGGCGTTCTCTGGACGGTTTCAGGCGGGGTGCCGAAATCGCTTGGGCTACTCGGCACGGCCGAAGCGGCGGAAGCGTCGCAAAGTCCCTTCACTTTCATGCAGATATCCGACAGCCACATCGGGTTCAACAAGGCGGCCAATCCGCATGCGATCGATACTTTGAAGGAGGCAATCGGCAAGGTGAAGGCGCTGCCGGTCAAGCCAGCGTTTATGATCCACACCGGCGACATCACCCATTTATCGCTGGCGTCTCAATTCGATGACGCCGCGCAGATCATCGGCGAAACCGGTCTTGAGACGCATTACGTGCCCGGTGAACATGATCTCATCGACGACAACAATGGCAAGCTCTATGCGGATCGCTACGGCGCGGGCAAGCACGGTGCGGGCTGGTATTCCTTCGATGATCACGGCGTCCACTTCATTGGCTTGGTCAACGTCGTCAATCTGAAAGCTGGCGGTCTCGGCAACCTCGGACCGGATCAGCTTGCGTGGGTCGCCGATGACTTGAAAGACAAGTCAAATTCGACACCAATCGTCGTTTTCGCGCATATCCCGCTCTGGACAGTCTATGCGGATTGGGGATGGGGAACGGACGACGGCGCGCAGGTTCTGCAATTGCTTCGCCGCTTCGGTTCGGTGACCGTCCTGAACGGCCATATTCACCAGATCATCCAAAAAGTCGAAGGCCACATAACCTTCCATACGGCGCGCTCGACGGCGTTTCTGCAGCCGGCGCCTGGCAAGGCCCCCGCGCCCGGACCAATGAAGGTGCCAGACGACCAATTGCGCAAAGTGCTCGGCATAACGCGCGTTTCCGTGAGTCTCGGAACAGAGCCACTCGCAATCACCGATAAGACGTTGGCTGACAATTGAGTGTGCGAGAGGATTGCGTCATGAGAATCAAACAGGTTTTATTTATCATTGCGTTGGCTGTTGCCGGCTATGGTGACGCTTCAGCGTCGTCGAATGTCGTAACCGTGGCGATATCGAACTTCACGTTCCAGCCGACTGATCTTAAGGTGAAAGTTGGAACCACGGTCAATTTCAAGAACGAAGACGATATTCCGCATAGGGTCGCGGCGACAGACGGAAGCTTTTATTCCAAGGCACTTGACACCGACGATGTAGCGCACGTCACCTTTAACAAACCCGGCGTATTTCCTTATTTCTGTACGTTACATCCACACATGCAAGGCAAGATTATCGTTACGCGTTGAGCGTGTCTGCGCCAGGTTGTTTTAGGGCATGAACTTGAATGCAAGCGAACAATCTGCCGAACTGTTTCGGCAAATCGTTGTGCCGCATCTTCCCGATGCGTTGGCGCTTGCACGTTGGTTGACCGGCAGCGTGCATGACGCCGAGGATGTCGTGCAAGAGGCCTCTATCCGCGCTTTCAAGGCGATCGAGTCCTATGAAGGGCGCGGTCCGCGCCCGTGGCTCCTGAGCATCGTGCGCAACACCTGCTTTACGTGGCTCGCGAAGAACAGGCCGAAGGAAATCGTTCTGGCTGGCACGTCGGTGGAGATGGACGAGACGGAGATTGGTTTGCAGGAGGATCCCCGGCTCGATCCAGAGGCAGATCTCATCAGAAAGGCAGACATGGCCGCGATCGAATCGGCGGTCGGTGTGCTGCCGCGAATTTATCGGGAAGTGCTGATTCTCCACGACATCAATGACCTGAGCTACAAAGAAATCGCTGCAATGCTGTCGATCTCGATCGGAACCGTCATGTCGCGGCTGTCGCGCGCGCGCGGGCAGATTGCCGCCCACATTGAACAGGCTGCGTCATGACAGAGGTCTCATCCTCGGAATATCTGCTGCTGCACGCTTTGGCCGATGGCGAATTGGATGCCGCGGCAGCCATGTCGTTGGAGGCGCGGCTCGCGGCCGATCCGGTGCTCGCCGCCGAATATGCGCGCATCCTCGCGGTGAAAGAGCGCACGAAGGCTCTGGGAAAGCCGACTGTCTCGCCCGATTTCGCCGCGCGCATTGCCGCCATTACCTCTGACGCCAAATCCACATCCGCGCGACCACAGGCGCGGATTTTATCCTTTGATCATCCGAGCTGGCGTGCGCTCGCCGCCTCCGTCGTGCTGACGGCCTTCGCCGCCAGCGGCGGAACATATTTGCTCTCATCAGCGCCGCATTATGACTTCTCGGTAGAAGACCAGGTGGCAAATGACCATCATCGTAGCCTGCTTGCGACGAGTCCGATCGATGTTGTGTCCACGGATCGGCACACGGTGAAGCCCTGGCTCGATCAGAAGCTTGGTATGTCACCGCCGACGGCGGACCTTTCCGCGGCGGGTTTTCCGCTTGTCGGAGGCCGTGTCGATGTCGTCGCGGGCGACGCTGTCCCGACACTCGTTTATGGGCGCCGGAAGCATTTGATTTCGGTTGTTGCGATCCCGCTCAAGGGCGACGGGATGCAAAGCGTCGAGCCGGTTTCCAAGACGGTCGATGGTTACAACATGGTCGACTGGACGGGGAACGGTTTTAAATATCTTGCCGTCTCCGATCTCGATCCGGCCGAACTCAGAAGCTTCGTCGACGATTTCAGAAAACAATAAAAGCAGCGCCGTCTTTCGGCGCACGAAAAAGTTGCTTCTGCCGGAATAAAACAGCGAAAGCGCGAGTCTCCTCAATAGATCGAACGGTGCGCCTCAAAAGCCGATGCCTTTCGACTATCTCAGGAGAGCGCCATGAAAAAATTCATACTTGCATTATTCATCTTCGGTGCGTCGATTGGTTTTGCGGACGCGCATCACGCTAAGCATCATCTCACTCGCGACGCATGGCAGGCCGCCGTGGCAGCTCCGCAAAAGAACTCGCAATCCTGTTCC
This Methylovirgula sp. DNA region includes the following protein-coding sequences:
- a CDS encoding cupredoxin family copper-binding protein, with amino-acid sequence MRIKQVLFIIALAVAGYGDASASSNVVTVAISNFTFQPTDLKVKVGTTVNFKNEDDIPHRVAATDGSFYSKALDTDDVAHVTFNKPGVFPYFCTLHPHMQGKIIVTR
- a CDS encoding sigma-70 family RNA polymerase sigma factor, yielding MNLNASEQSAELFRQIVVPHLPDALALARWLTGSVHDAEDVVQEASIRAFKAIESYEGRGPRPWLLSIVRNTCFTWLAKNRPKEIVLAGTSVEMDETEIGLQEDPRLDPEADLIRKADMAAIESAVGVLPRIYREVLILHDINDLSYKEIAAMLSISIGTVMSRLSRARGQIAAHIEQAAS
- a CDS encoding metallophosphoesterase translates to MRDEDQPHDPSRRHALECMVWAGTGVLWTVSGGVPKSLGLLGTAEAAEASQSPFTFMQISDSHIGFNKAANPHAIDTLKEAIGKVKALPVKPAFMIHTGDITHLSLASQFDDAAQIIGETGLETHYVPGEHDLIDDNNGKLYADRYGAGKHGAGWYSFDDHGVHFIGLVNVVNLKAGGLGNLGPDQLAWVADDLKDKSNSTPIVVFAHIPLWTVYADWGWGTDDGAQVLQLLRRFGSVTVLNGHIHQIIQKVEGHITFHTARSTAFLQPAPGKAPAPGPMKVPDDQLRKVLGITRVSVSLGTEPLAITDKTLADN
- a CDS encoding anti-sigma factor; protein product: MTEVSSSEYLLLHALADGELDAAAAMSLEARLAADPVLAAEYARILAVKERTKALGKPTVSPDFAARIAAITSDAKSTSARPQARILSFDHPSWRALAASVVLTAFAASGGTYLLSSAPHYDFSVEDQVANDHHRSLLATSPIDVVSTDRHTVKPWLDQKLGMSPPTADLSAAGFPLVGGRVDVVAGDAVPTLVYGRRKHLISVVAIPLKGDGMQSVEPVSKTVDGYNMVDWTGNGFKYLAVSDLDPAELRSFVDDFRKQ